The following proteins are co-located in the Dromiciops gliroides isolate mDroGli1 chromosome 2, mDroGli1.pri, whole genome shotgun sequence genome:
- the LOC122738216 gene encoding relaxin-3 receptor 1-like produces MEVPAGAALALRLLIASVYLAVCAVGLVGNVLVMVLVRTRQRRRPSALNCFVLNLAATDFQFVLTLPFWAVDTARDFSWPFGSAMCKIVLSLTVLNMYASAFFLSAMSIARYFTVAGALRRHSLDGGGAACCRAATPGWVCGLLWAAASLATAPTALFSTVASVAGERLCLLRFPDGSWDWLAVYHVQKITVAFLLPLVTLSACYLLLVRFLRRRPRPWLQGAAGPSGAPSSPRRPSRVTRSVTVVVLAFFLCWLPNHAITLWGVLVKFNAVPWDRAYYLVHSYLFPLTICLAHANSCLNPLLYCLLRPEFRQLLWELCCRRCGLSSSRPAKGGPATAASGPAQSEPPPPPPGRV; encoded by the coding sequence ATGGAGGTGCCGGCGGGGGCGGCGCTGGCGTTGCGACTGCTGATCGCGTCGGTGTACCTGGCGGTGTGCGCGGTGGGCCTGGTGGGCAATGTGCTGGTGATGGTGCTGGTCCGGACGCGGCAAAGACGCCGGCCATCGGCCTTAAACTGCTTCGTCCTCAACCTGGCGGCCACCGACTTCCAGTTCGTGCTGACCCTGCCATTCTGGGCGGTGGATACGGCCCGGGACTTCAGCTGGCCCTTCGGCAGCGCCATGTGCAAGATTGTGCTTTCGCTGACCGTGCTCAACATGTACGCTAGCGCCTTCTTCCTCAGCGCCATGAGCATCGCGCGCTACTTCACTGTGGCTGGGGCCTTGCGCCGCCACAGCCTCGACGGCGGGGGTGCCGCCTGCTGCAGAGCGGCCACCCCGGGCTGGGTGTGTGGCCTGCTTTGGGCAGCCGCCTCCCTGGCCACGGCGCCCACGGCCCTCTTCTCCACCGTGGCCAGCGTGGCCGGCGAGCGGCTCTGCCTGCTCCGCTTCCCCGACGGCAGCTGGGACTGGCTGGCTGTCTACCACGTGCAGAAGATAACCGTGGCCTTCCTGCTGCCCCTGGTCACCTTGTCCGCCTGCTACCTGCTGCTTGTGCGCTTCCTGCGCCGGCGGCCACGGCCTTGGCTCCAAGGGGCCGCCGGGCCGTCGGGGGCCCCCAGCAGTCCCCGGAGGCCCTCGCGAGTGACCCGCTCCGTGACGGTGGTGGTGCTCGCCTTCTTCCTCTGCTGGCTGCCTAATCACGCCATCACTCTCTGGGGGGTGCTGGTTAAGTTCAACGCTGTGCCATGGGACCGGGCCTACTACCTGGTGCACAGCTACCTGTTCCCGCTGACGATCTGCCTGGCGCACGCCAACAGCTGCCTCAATCCGCTGCTCTACTGCCTGCTGCGCCCGGAGTTCCGGCAACTGCTGTGGGAGCTGTGTTGCCGCCGCTGCGGTCTCTCATCCTCCCGCCCAGCCAAGGGCGGGCCCGCGACCGCTGCCTCTGGACCGGCCCAGAgcgagccgccgccgccgccaccgggCCGAGTCTGA